The stretch of DNA CGGTCGCGCTCGGCGCGGGCGCGGGTTTCGGCGCTTGCCGCTTCCAGCTCGCGGCTTTCGATCAGTGATTGCCTGAAGCGGGCGAGCGCCTTGGCCATCGTGCCGATTTCGTCCTGGCGGGTCTGGCTGCCGATCTCGACATCCAGCTTGCCGTCGGCCACATCGCGGGTATTTCCAGCGAGGCGGGCGAGCGGCGAGAAGAGCAGCTTGGTGATGAGGCCGGTGGCGATCGCCATGACGACAAGCGCTGCAAGGCCGATCATGGTCAGCAGCGTCGCGATCTCGATCGAACCAGCATTGAGCTCGCTGACGAGCACGCTTTCGACGACGAGGAACCGCTCGCCCTGATAGGTGATAGAGCGGACATAGGCCCGGGCGGTGCCGTCGGGGCGCGCAAAGTCGTCGACCGTCATGCCGTTGCTGCTTGCAAGCGCATCCTTCATGAAGGTGAACGGCGCCGTGTCGAGCGTCACAAGCCGGCCTTCGGCATTGAGCCCTACGACAGAACCGTCACTGGAAATGATGGCCGCCTGAGCCGTGCTGCCGGAAACGATCCCCTTTGCCAGGATGCTGGTGATGATATCGTCGCGAACCTTGAAGAGGATGATGCCCTTCGGCTGTCCGAGCTTGATGATCGGCACTGCGTAGAAGATCGCCGACTTGCCGTTGGAGGCATCAACGCGCAGGCCCGAAAATGCGGTCGGCGCGGAATCGTCCGTCGCCTTGGCCGTGTTCTCTATCGCCTTTGCAAACGCAATACCCGCACCTGTCGCCTTCCATGTATCAGCCTTCAGGTTTTCGGCAAAATTGTCGTCCTTCTTGTAGGAATAGAGAACCGAGCCATCGAGATCGGCGATCAGCAGGTCGCTGAAGGCGGTGTTCTCCAGGTCGCGTGCAACTTCGCCCTGCGTCTTTTCGTGGTTGGAGTAGTAGAAGCCGCTCGGTCCTTCCGGCTTCATCAGCTTTTCACGCTGATCGGCCGGGTTCGGATTGTTGGTGATGAACACCTTCTTGAGTTCGCCGCGCGCGTCGCCCGACGATTTTTCGATCGTCTTCCAGCCGCTCTTCAGGCTGGTGATCGACATCTGCAGCGCCTCGATGCGCGCAATGGAACTCGCCTGATTTTCGAGCTGTCCCAGTTGATCCTGCAGCATGTCGCCGCGGAAGATGAGAACGCTTTCCTTGGCCTTCAGCGCCTGCGCATCTGAAATGCGGCTGCTGGTGAAGTAGCCAAGAACACTGATCGTGCTCACAGCCAGTGCCGTGAGCAGGATAAATGTCGCGATAACCTTAAAGGACAGGGACTGAAATCTCTGAGCCATGACAACGAACCCTTCCGGAGCGGCTTGCCGGCAGCAAAACCTGCCACCTTGACCGAAAACAGAACACGGGGAGCCTTAACCTTTTGCAAAAAGGCAACTCCTCTCACATTTGAAGGGGTAGCTTTCAGGCATTGGATTTAATTCGTGGTAAACGGCGCCTTATAAAGGGACGTAATGTTTTTGTTTTGTTCACATATCGGTGGCAGTTATTTTGCAACCGCAATAAGGTGAGCCATGCAAAATACGATTCGCATCATCGGCATCGACCCGGGCCTTCGCCGCACCGGCTGGGGAATTATCGACACACTCGGCAATTCGCTGCGCTTCGTGGCCTCCGGAACGGTGACCTCGGACGGCGAGATGGACCTCGCCTCTCGCCTCTGCCAGCT from Rhizobium sp. 007 encodes:
- a CDS encoding methyl-accepting chemotaxis protein; its protein translation is MAQRFQSLSFKVIATFILLTALAVSTISVLGYFTSSRISDAQALKAKESVLIFRGDMLQDQLGQLENQASSIARIEALQMSITSLKSGWKTIEKSSGDARGELKKVFITNNPNPADQREKLMKPEGPSGFYYSNHEKTQGEVARDLENTAFSDLLIADLDGSVLYSYKKDDNFAENLKADTWKATGAGIAFAKAIENTAKATDDSAPTAFSGLRVDASNGKSAIFYAVPIIKLGQPKGIILFKVRDDIITSILAKGIVSGSTAQAAIISSDGSVVGLNAEGRLVTLDTAPFTFMKDALASSNGMTVDDFARPDGTARAYVRSITYQGERFLVVESVLVSELNAGSIEIATLLTMIGLAALVVMAIATGLITKLLFSPLARLAGNTRDVADGKLDVEIGSQTRQDEIGTMAKALARFRQSLIESRELEAASAETRARAERDRQENLALREAEARTLQDVVQALDEGLDHLANGDLAYQIETRFPNELESLRVNFNEALATLSETMTAIGGNSMAVRSGSEEMRTGADDLAGRTERQAASITETANAIDAITQSVRVQIQRAEQAERIARDAKKETTGSSQIMRETIAAMEAIQSSSRQINTIISVIDDIAFQTNLLALNAGVEAARAGESGKGFAVVAMEVRELAQRSSSAAKEIASLLQKSTREVETGVALVERAGVALTGIGSHVEAINGQINEIMESTREEADTLRQINTSVSELDSMTQQNAAMVEETTAAIHRLAAEAVEMDRQLGNFTLPHDHYHRSAEVHVLRQRR